The Seriola aureovittata isolate HTS-2021-v1 ecotype China chromosome 3, ASM2101889v1, whole genome shotgun sequence genome includes a region encoding these proteins:
- the rrbp1b gene encoding ribosome-binding protein 1b isoform X2, which produces MDVSDPQTLGFMVFGGFMLISAVGIALVSTLSMKETSYEEALAKQRRELVQAQTQRSEKKKKDKTLEKKSKAKKKEDRPDGKLSEPGSDGSEDPVVVTCTEPESDPESAAEPDAVPEPKPTPEPEPAVMTSVESPPAHSPKDKKKKKSAQMEPATVVETIAKEVLILAVAPVVDVPPANVVTEVTKETSAAKTEEPKETSSKKKKSKNKPESVSVTEPAAISRLLPYGKLLSAVSNMMLSDDQTHKLMEVLNQKAGVRHDSWQLACQKGDPLSTLKKQLEEKEKLLTAEQEVAATAKSRLREISKELGAEKSKMEAHLKSQLSARVQEVDAMKTRMKTVDQEHLKHTQQLNKKIGSLQEQLENGPNAQLARLQQENSILRDALNQATSQAESRQNAELARLRQDCVRLGRELTERTDTLRADEVHRKSLEAKMAAAELVHVDTERALQQQLEEVRLQLSASQQEAELQGALASREAELQELKAQLENQAAVQVEISSEAEPLNTCVQNRDEQVLALEAELTQLREELRLLTSSQSQRVKEDEFEAAAGDQGSGSETESEQPFESLEEDSQLLRLEEELQQLRDELQQSRNHGNELQEKVSSSAEALSTAERLMEQREVELKVALTEAESRFESLCSDFQASLQVLFPGVSVEAEQTNWLERFTQKVQERSSEAERSHSELQLRLDEAEQGRMELQVQFDQSRKLLQETEAELQSAQRRAEDEGNIWKNKVSEAEQQKQTVLDQLKLLEVEVQETRTETGNTQQLKEQLMLLEAQLEKQLEEASFSQSCSEELAQVQAQLQHVSVRLQSEQQQRQQLDRQLQQAQQEVMRLQQQVEAPLQEVKEETPV; this is translated from the exons ATGGACGTCTCAGACCCGCAGACTCTCGGCTTCATGGTCTTTGGAGGCTTCATGCTCATCTCGGCGGTGGGCATCGCCCTCGTCTCCACCCTGTCCATGAAGGAGACGTCGTACGAGGAGGCGCTGGCCAAACAGCGGCGCGAGCTCGTCCAAGCCCAAACCCAgagatcagagaagaagaagaaggacaagACGCTggagaagaaaagcaaagcCAAGAAGAAGGAGGACCGACCCGATGGAAAGCTCTCAGAACCAGGCAGTGACGGCAGCGAGGACCCTGTGGTGGTGACCTGCACAGAACCAGAATCAGACCCAGAATCTGCTGCAGAACCTGACGCTGTGCCTGAACCCAAACCAACACCTGAACCAGAACCCGCTGTGATGACCTCCGTGGAGTCTCCACCAGCCCACTCACCaaaggacaagaagaagaagaagtcggCCCAGATGGAGCCAGCTACTGTGGTGGAAACCATTGCTAAGGAAGTTCTGATCTTGGCCGTGGCCCCGGTGGTAGATGTTCCTCCGGCGAACGTTGTCACTGAGGTCACCAAAGAAACGTCTGCTGCCAAAACTGAGGAACCCAAAGAGACCTcgagcaagaagaagaagtccaAGAACAAACCTGAGTCAG TGTCCGTCACCGAACCTGCTGCCATCTCCCGACTGCTGCCGTACGGCAAGCTGCTGTCCGCCGTGTCCAATATGATGCTCAGCGACgaccagacacacaaactcatgGAGGTCCTGAACCAGAAGGCCGGGGTCCGCCACGACTCCTGGCAGCTG GCCTGTCAGAAAGGAGACCCACTGTCCACTCTgaagaaacagctggaggagaaggagaagctgTTGACCGCAGAGCAGGAGGTCGCTGCCACCGCCAAGAGCCGCCTCAGAGAGATCAGCAAG GAACTTGGTGCAGAGAAATCCAAGATGGAGGCCCATCTGAAGTCGCAGCTGAGTGCTCGGGTCCAGGAGGTCGACGCCATGAAGACCAGGATGAAGACTGTTGACCAggaacacctgaaacacacccAGCAGCTCAATAAGAAG ATCGGGAGTCTGCAGGAACAGCTGGAGAACGGCCCCAACGCTCAGCTGGCCCGACTGCAGCAGGAGAACTCCATCCTCCGAGACGCCCTGAACCAGGCCACCAGTCAGGCTGAGAGCAG GCAGAATGCAGAGCTGGCTCGTCTCAGGCAGGACTGTGTCCGTCTGGGTCGGGAGTTGACGGAGCGGACCGACACCCTGCGTGCGGACGAAGTGCACAGGAAGAGCCTGGAGGCCAAGATGGCTGCCGCCGAG CTGGTCCACGTAGACACTGAACgcgctctgcagcagcagctggaggaagtgCGTTTGCAGCTGAGCGCGTCGCAGCAGGAAGCAG AGCTGCAGGGGGCGCTGGCGTCCAGAGAggctgagctgcaggagctCAAGGCCCAGCTGGAGAACCAGGCTGCAGTCCAG gtggagATCTCGTCGGAGGCGGAGCCGCTGAACACATG TGTGCAGAACAGAGATGAGCAGGTCCTCGCTCTGGAGGCGGAGCTCACACAGCTGAGGGAGGAGCTACGGctgctgacatcatcacagtcacagag agtGAAGGAGGACGAgtttgaagcagcagctggagatcAG gGATCAGGAAGTGAGACAGAGTCTGAACAGCCGTTTgaaag tctGGAGGAAGACTCTCAGCTTCTTCGTCTGGAGGAAGAActtcagcagctcagagacGAGCTGCAACAGAGTCGTAACCATGGCAAC gagctgcaggagaaagtGTCGTCATCAGCGGAGGCGTTGTCGACCGCAGAGCGACtgatggagcagagagaggtggAGCTTAAAGTGGCGCTG actgaagcCGAGTCCAGGTTCGAGTCCCTGTGTTCAGACTTCCAGGCGTCACTGCAGGTTCTGTTTCCTGGCGTCTCTGTGGAGGCGGAACAG acaaACTGGCTGGAACGTTTCACTCAGAAGGTTCAGGAGAGGAGCAGTGAAGCAGAGAGGTCTCACTCTGAG ctgcagctgaggctgGACGAGGCTGAGCAGGGACGGATGGAGCTGCAGGTTCAGTTTGATCagagcaggaagctgctgcaggagacg GAGGCGGAGCTTCAGTCGGCGCAGCGACGTGCTGAAGACGAAGGAAACATCTGGAAGAATAAAGTGTCAGAGgctgagcagcagaaacaaaca gTCCTGGATcagctgaagctgctggaggtcGAAGTTCAGGAGACGAGGACGGAGACAGGAAACACTCAGCAG CTGAAGGAGCAGCTGATGTTGTTGGAGGCACAGctggagaaacagctggaggaggccagcttcagtcagagctgcagtgaggaGCTCGCTCAG gtgcaggCTCAGTTGCAGCACGTGTCCGTCAGGTTGCAGtcggagcagcagcagcggcagcagctggacagacagctgcagcag gctcaacaggaagtgatgcggctgcagcagcaggtggaggctCCGCTCCAG gaggtgaaggaggagacgCCGGTGTGA
- the rrbp1b gene encoding ribosome-binding protein 1b isoform X3 — translation MDVSDPQTLGFMVFGGFMLISAVGIALVSTLSMKETSYEEALAKQRRELVQAQTQRSEKKKKDKTLEKKSKAKKKEDRPDGKLSEPGSDGSEDPVVVTCTEPESDPESAAEPDAVPEPKPTPEPEPAVMTSVESPPAHSPKDKKKKKSAQMEPATVVETIAKEVLILAVAPVVDVPPANVVTEVTKETSAAKTEEPKETSSKKKKSKNKPESVSVTEPAAISRLLPYGKLLSAVSNMMLSDDQTHKLMEVLNQKAGVRHDSWQLACQKGDPLSTLKKQLEEKEKLLTAEQEVAATAKSRLREISKELGAEKSKMEAHLKSQLSARVQEVDAMKTRMKTVDQEHLKHTQQLNKKIGSLQEQLENGPNAQLARLQQENSILRDALNQATSQAESRQNAELARLRQDCVRLGRELTERTDTLRADEVHRKSLEAKMAAAELVHVDTERALQQQLEEVRLQLSASQQEAGAVSELQGALASREAELQELKAQLENQAAVQVEISSEAEPLNTCVQNRDEQVLALEAELTQLREELRLLTSSQSQRVKEDEFEAAAGDQGSGSETESEQPFESLEEDSQLLRLEEELQQLRDELQQSRNHGNELQEKVSSSAEALSTAERLMEQREVELKVALTEAESRFESLCSDFQASLQVLFPGVSVEAEQTNWLERFTQKVQERSSEAERSHSELQLRLDEAEQGRMELQVQFDQSRKLLQETEAELQSAQRRAEDEGNIWKNKVSEAEQQKQTVLDQLKLLEVEVQETRTETGNTQQLKEQLMLLEAQLEKQLEEASFSQSCSEELAQV, via the exons ATGGACGTCTCAGACCCGCAGACTCTCGGCTTCATGGTCTTTGGAGGCTTCATGCTCATCTCGGCGGTGGGCATCGCCCTCGTCTCCACCCTGTCCATGAAGGAGACGTCGTACGAGGAGGCGCTGGCCAAACAGCGGCGCGAGCTCGTCCAAGCCCAAACCCAgagatcagagaagaagaagaaggacaagACGCTggagaagaaaagcaaagcCAAGAAGAAGGAGGACCGACCCGATGGAAAGCTCTCAGAACCAGGCAGTGACGGCAGCGAGGACCCTGTGGTGGTGACCTGCACAGAACCAGAATCAGACCCAGAATCTGCTGCAGAACCTGACGCTGTGCCTGAACCCAAACCAACACCTGAACCAGAACCCGCTGTGATGACCTCCGTGGAGTCTCCACCAGCCCACTCACCaaaggacaagaagaagaagaagtcggCCCAGATGGAGCCAGCTACTGTGGTGGAAACCATTGCTAAGGAAGTTCTGATCTTGGCCGTGGCCCCGGTGGTAGATGTTCCTCCGGCGAACGTTGTCACTGAGGTCACCAAAGAAACGTCTGCTGCCAAAACTGAGGAACCCAAAGAGACCTcgagcaagaagaagaagtccaAGAACAAACCTGAGTCAG TGTCCGTCACCGAACCTGCTGCCATCTCCCGACTGCTGCCGTACGGCAAGCTGCTGTCCGCCGTGTCCAATATGATGCTCAGCGACgaccagacacacaaactcatgGAGGTCCTGAACCAGAAGGCCGGGGTCCGCCACGACTCCTGGCAGCTG GCCTGTCAGAAAGGAGACCCACTGTCCACTCTgaagaaacagctggaggagaaggagaagctgTTGACCGCAGAGCAGGAGGTCGCTGCCACCGCCAAGAGCCGCCTCAGAGAGATCAGCAAG GAACTTGGTGCAGAGAAATCCAAGATGGAGGCCCATCTGAAGTCGCAGCTGAGTGCTCGGGTCCAGGAGGTCGACGCCATGAAGACCAGGATGAAGACTGTTGACCAggaacacctgaaacacacccAGCAGCTCAATAAGAAG ATCGGGAGTCTGCAGGAACAGCTGGAGAACGGCCCCAACGCTCAGCTGGCCCGACTGCAGCAGGAGAACTCCATCCTCCGAGACGCCCTGAACCAGGCCACCAGTCAGGCTGAGAGCAG GCAGAATGCAGAGCTGGCTCGTCTCAGGCAGGACTGTGTCCGTCTGGGTCGGGAGTTGACGGAGCGGACCGACACCCTGCGTGCGGACGAAGTGCACAGGAAGAGCCTGGAGGCCAAGATGGCTGCCGCCGAG CTGGTCCACGTAGACACTGAACgcgctctgcagcagcagctggaggaagtgCGTTTGCAGCTGAGCGCGTCGCAGCAGGAAGCAGGTGCTGTTAGCG AGCTGCAGGGGGCGCTGGCGTCCAGAGAggctgagctgcaggagctCAAGGCCCAGCTGGAGAACCAGGCTGCAGTCCAG gtggagATCTCGTCGGAGGCGGAGCCGCTGAACACATG TGTGCAGAACAGAGATGAGCAGGTCCTCGCTCTGGAGGCGGAGCTCACACAGCTGAGGGAGGAGCTACGGctgctgacatcatcacagtcacagag agtGAAGGAGGACGAgtttgaagcagcagctggagatcAG gGATCAGGAAGTGAGACAGAGTCTGAACAGCCGTTTgaaag tctGGAGGAAGACTCTCAGCTTCTTCGTCTGGAGGAAGAActtcagcagctcagagacGAGCTGCAACAGAGTCGTAACCATGGCAAC gagctgcaggagaaagtGTCGTCATCAGCGGAGGCGTTGTCGACCGCAGAGCGACtgatggagcagagagaggtggAGCTTAAAGTGGCGCTG actgaagcCGAGTCCAGGTTCGAGTCCCTGTGTTCAGACTTCCAGGCGTCACTGCAGGTTCTGTTTCCTGGCGTCTCTGTGGAGGCGGAACAG acaaACTGGCTGGAACGTTTCACTCAGAAGGTTCAGGAGAGGAGCAGTGAAGCAGAGAGGTCTCACTCTGAG ctgcagctgaggctgGACGAGGCTGAGCAGGGACGGATGGAGCTGCAGGTTCAGTTTGATCagagcaggaagctgctgcaggagacg GAGGCGGAGCTTCAGTCGGCGCAGCGACGTGCTGAAGACGAAGGAAACATCTGGAAGAATAAAGTGTCAGAGgctgagcagcagaaacaaaca gTCCTGGATcagctgaagctgctggaggtcGAAGTTCAGGAGACGAGGACGGAGACAGGAAACACTCAGCAG CTGAAGGAGCAGCTGATGTTGTTGGAGGCACAGctggagaaacagctggaggaggccagcttcagtcagagctgcagtgaggaGCTCGCTCAGGTCTGA
- the rrbp1b gene encoding ribosome-binding protein 1b isoform X1 gives MDVSDPQTLGFMVFGGFMLISAVGIALVSTLSMKETSYEEALAKQRRELVQAQTQRSEKKKKDKTLEKKSKAKKKEDRPDGKLSEPGSDGSEDPVVVTCTEPESDPESAAEPDAVPEPKPTPEPEPAVMTSVESPPAHSPKDKKKKKSAQMEPATVVETIAKEVLILAVAPVVDVPPANVVTEVTKETSAAKTEEPKETSSKKKKSKNKPESVSVTEPAAISRLLPYGKLLSAVSNMMLSDDQTHKLMEVLNQKAGVRHDSWQLACQKGDPLSTLKKQLEEKEKLLTAEQEVAATAKSRLREISKELGAEKSKMEAHLKSQLSARVQEVDAMKTRMKTVDQEHLKHTQQLNKKIGSLQEQLENGPNAQLARLQQENSILRDALNQATSQAESRQNAELARLRQDCVRLGRELTERTDTLRADEVHRKSLEAKMAAAELVHVDTERALQQQLEEVRLQLSASQQEAGAVSELQGALASREAELQELKAQLENQAAVQVEISSEAEPLNTCVQNRDEQVLALEAELTQLREELRLLTSSQSQRVKEDEFEAAAGDQGSGSETESEQPFESLEEDSQLLRLEEELQQLRDELQQSRNHGNELQEKVSSSAEALSTAERLMEQREVELKVALTEAESRFESLCSDFQASLQVLFPGVSVEAEQTNWLERFTQKVQERSSEAERSHSELQLRLDEAEQGRMELQVQFDQSRKLLQETEAELQSAQRRAEDEGNIWKNKVSEAEQQKQTVLDQLKLLEVEVQETRTETGNTQQLKEQLMLLEAQLEKQLEEASFSQSCSEELAQVQAQLQHVSVRLQSEQQQRQQLDRQLQQAQQEVMRLQQQVEAPLQEVKEETPV, from the exons ATGGACGTCTCAGACCCGCAGACTCTCGGCTTCATGGTCTTTGGAGGCTTCATGCTCATCTCGGCGGTGGGCATCGCCCTCGTCTCCACCCTGTCCATGAAGGAGACGTCGTACGAGGAGGCGCTGGCCAAACAGCGGCGCGAGCTCGTCCAAGCCCAAACCCAgagatcagagaagaagaagaaggacaagACGCTggagaagaaaagcaaagcCAAGAAGAAGGAGGACCGACCCGATGGAAAGCTCTCAGAACCAGGCAGTGACGGCAGCGAGGACCCTGTGGTGGTGACCTGCACAGAACCAGAATCAGACCCAGAATCTGCTGCAGAACCTGACGCTGTGCCTGAACCCAAACCAACACCTGAACCAGAACCCGCTGTGATGACCTCCGTGGAGTCTCCACCAGCCCACTCACCaaaggacaagaagaagaagaagtcggCCCAGATGGAGCCAGCTACTGTGGTGGAAACCATTGCTAAGGAAGTTCTGATCTTGGCCGTGGCCCCGGTGGTAGATGTTCCTCCGGCGAACGTTGTCACTGAGGTCACCAAAGAAACGTCTGCTGCCAAAACTGAGGAACCCAAAGAGACCTcgagcaagaagaagaagtccaAGAACAAACCTGAGTCAG TGTCCGTCACCGAACCTGCTGCCATCTCCCGACTGCTGCCGTACGGCAAGCTGCTGTCCGCCGTGTCCAATATGATGCTCAGCGACgaccagacacacaaactcatgGAGGTCCTGAACCAGAAGGCCGGGGTCCGCCACGACTCCTGGCAGCTG GCCTGTCAGAAAGGAGACCCACTGTCCACTCTgaagaaacagctggaggagaaggagaagctgTTGACCGCAGAGCAGGAGGTCGCTGCCACCGCCAAGAGCCGCCTCAGAGAGATCAGCAAG GAACTTGGTGCAGAGAAATCCAAGATGGAGGCCCATCTGAAGTCGCAGCTGAGTGCTCGGGTCCAGGAGGTCGACGCCATGAAGACCAGGATGAAGACTGTTGACCAggaacacctgaaacacacccAGCAGCTCAATAAGAAG ATCGGGAGTCTGCAGGAACAGCTGGAGAACGGCCCCAACGCTCAGCTGGCCCGACTGCAGCAGGAGAACTCCATCCTCCGAGACGCCCTGAACCAGGCCACCAGTCAGGCTGAGAGCAG GCAGAATGCAGAGCTGGCTCGTCTCAGGCAGGACTGTGTCCGTCTGGGTCGGGAGTTGACGGAGCGGACCGACACCCTGCGTGCGGACGAAGTGCACAGGAAGAGCCTGGAGGCCAAGATGGCTGCCGCCGAG CTGGTCCACGTAGACACTGAACgcgctctgcagcagcagctggaggaagtgCGTTTGCAGCTGAGCGCGTCGCAGCAGGAAGCAGGTGCTGTTAGCG AGCTGCAGGGGGCGCTGGCGTCCAGAGAggctgagctgcaggagctCAAGGCCCAGCTGGAGAACCAGGCTGCAGTCCAG gtggagATCTCGTCGGAGGCGGAGCCGCTGAACACATG TGTGCAGAACAGAGATGAGCAGGTCCTCGCTCTGGAGGCGGAGCTCACACAGCTGAGGGAGGAGCTACGGctgctgacatcatcacagtcacagag agtGAAGGAGGACGAgtttgaagcagcagctggagatcAG gGATCAGGAAGTGAGACAGAGTCTGAACAGCCGTTTgaaag tctGGAGGAAGACTCTCAGCTTCTTCGTCTGGAGGAAGAActtcagcagctcagagacGAGCTGCAACAGAGTCGTAACCATGGCAAC gagctgcaggagaaagtGTCGTCATCAGCGGAGGCGTTGTCGACCGCAGAGCGACtgatggagcagagagaggtggAGCTTAAAGTGGCGCTG actgaagcCGAGTCCAGGTTCGAGTCCCTGTGTTCAGACTTCCAGGCGTCACTGCAGGTTCTGTTTCCTGGCGTCTCTGTGGAGGCGGAACAG acaaACTGGCTGGAACGTTTCACTCAGAAGGTTCAGGAGAGGAGCAGTGAAGCAGAGAGGTCTCACTCTGAG ctgcagctgaggctgGACGAGGCTGAGCAGGGACGGATGGAGCTGCAGGTTCAGTTTGATCagagcaggaagctgctgcaggagacg GAGGCGGAGCTTCAGTCGGCGCAGCGACGTGCTGAAGACGAAGGAAACATCTGGAAGAATAAAGTGTCAGAGgctgagcagcagaaacaaaca gTCCTGGATcagctgaagctgctggaggtcGAAGTTCAGGAGACGAGGACGGAGACAGGAAACACTCAGCAG CTGAAGGAGCAGCTGATGTTGTTGGAGGCACAGctggagaaacagctggaggaggccagcttcagtcagagctgcagtgaggaGCTCGCTCAG gtgcaggCTCAGTTGCAGCACGTGTCCGTCAGGTTGCAGtcggagcagcagcagcggcagcagctggacagacagctgcagcag gctcaacaggaagtgatgcggctgcagcagcaggtggaggctCCGCTCCAG gaggtgaaggaggagacgCCGGTGTGA
- the LOC130166906 gene encoding protein PET117 homolog, mitochondrial yields the protein MSTASKVVLGLSVVLTVGTVAGVHLKQTWDRQRLHEGVVRDLERWEKKKENLRRLEEQKILTRHLKEERQRREAELHPQDHH from the exons ATGTCTACAGCCTCTAAGGTGGTCCTCGGGCTCTCTGTGGTTCTGACTGTAGGCACCGTGGCTGGCGTTCACCTCAAACAGACCTGGGACCGACAG CGTCTCCACGAGGGAGTGGTCCGGGATCTGGAGCggtgggagaagaagaaggagaaccTGAGGAGGTTGGAGGAGCAGAAGATTCTGACCCGACACCTGAAGGAGGAGAGACAACGCAGAGAGGCGGAGCTCCATCCGCAGGACCACCACTGA